A region of the Pseudarthrobacter phenanthrenivorans Sphe3 genome:
CGCTGTCAGGTCCCTGCTCGGCGCCGGCGAGGCGGAGCATTCTACGGTGGGCATCATCCTGGCGGCGGTCAGCCTGGTGGTGATGCCGTTCCTGTCGCTCGCACAGCGGAGGGCGGGCCGCGAGCTGGGCTCCAGGTCCGCCGTCGCCGATTCCCGCCAAACGCTGCTGTGCACGTACCTTTCCGGCGTCCTGCTGATGGGCCTCGTGCTCAACAGCACCCTGGGCTGGTCCTGGGCCGACCCGGTGGCCGCACTGGTTATTGCGGCAGCGGCCGTCAAGGAAGGCCTGGACGCCTGGAAGGGTGAGGGCTGCTGCGTCCCCGCCTCCACGCATGCAGGCCAGGGAACGACGACGGCGGCACCAGTGTCCGGCGGGCACGCGCCTGCCGCCGGGCTGCTGATTGGGACAAAGAAGGCCAGTGATGGCGGCGGCGCCTGCGGCTGCTGCCACGACACCGCGGTACAGGCGGCGACACCCGGCGAGCCCCGGCACACATGACGGGGCGGGCTCTCCCACCCCATGGCGGACCGGCCGCTCAGCGGACCTCGATCACGCCCATCATGCCCAGGTCCTCATGGTCCAGGATGTGGCAGTGGTACACGGAGCGCCCGGGGAAGTCCCGGAAC
Encoded here:
- a CDS encoding cation transporter, whose product is MAARQNAGREAVLTSRIRLLVAATISYNIIEAVVAVSAGTTASSTALIGFGLDSVIEVSSAAAVAWQFSGRDPRAREQRALRLIALAFFALAAFVTVSAVRSLLGAGEAEHSTVGIILAAVSLVVMPFLSLAQRRAGRELGSRSAVADSRQTLLCTYLSGVLLMGLVLNSTLGWSWADPVAALVIAAAAVKEGLDAWKGEGCCVPASTHAGQGTTTAAPVSGGHAPAAGLLIGTKKASDGGGACGCCHDTAVQAATPGEPRHT